One genomic segment of Linepithema humile isolate Giens D197 chromosome 5, Lhum_UNIL_v1.0, whole genome shotgun sequence includes these proteins:
- the LOC105672676 gene encoding E3 ubiquitin-protein ligase RNF146, with translation MAQAERSGSTIKERDKDAEEKEGPTVVPECAVCLQPCIHPARLPCSHIYCYLCVKGVANQSKRCPMCRQEIPPDFLEKPQLVEVEESQKELEHSEEEYHWFYEGRNGWWQYDQRTSNELETAYKQGKRTCELLIAGFLYIADFGSMFQLRRNDPSRRRRIKRDLYNVPRKGVAGLRLNVQDEEIVREIRGAERPASPASDSMGTGDGTNTPIPPSNTPQTPAGGTTSGDATPLNDRIDQRSDSLHQILEQMRSLVLREHLSLNNDYNALNSNNEFEEDTEDATIPDHLTFS, from the exons ATGGCACAGGCGGAGAGATCTGGCAGCACCATTAAGGAAAGGGATAAAGATGCCGAAGAAAAGGAAg GTCCTACCGTTGTACCAGAATGTGCAGTGTGTCTCCAGCCTTGCATTCACCCTGCAAGATTACCCTGCAGTCATATTTACTGCTATCTATGTGTAAAGGGTGTTGCTAATCAGAGCAAACGATGTCCAATGTGTCGCCAAGAGATTCCACCAGATTTCCTTGAGAAACCTCAACTGGTAGAAGTTGAAGAGTCTCAGAAGGAGTTGGAACATTCGGAAGAAGAATATCATTGGTTTTACGAAGGTCGAAATg GTTGGTGGCAATATGATCAACGTACAAGTAACGAATTAGAAACGGCATATAAACAAGGAAAAAGGACTTGCGAGTTACTGATAGCAGGATTCCTTTACATCGCTGATTTTGGTTCAATGTTTCAATTGCGCAGAAATGATCCTTCTAGACGAAGAAGGATTAAAAgagatttatataatgttcCAAGAAAAGGAGTTGCCGGATTACGACTTAATGTACAAGACGAGGAGATTGTAAGAGAAATAAGGGGTGCAGAGCGGCCAGCTAGTCCTGCGAGCGATAGTATGG GTACAGGAGATGGCACGAATACTCCTATACCACCTAGTAACACACCACAGACACCTGCAGGCGGGACAACAAGTGGCGATGCTACACCTCTAAACGATAGAATAGATCAGAGATCGGATTCTTTGCATCAGATTCTAGAACAGATGCGTTCTTTGGTTCTGAGAGAACATCTATCTTTAAACAATGATTATAACGCTTTAAACAGTAATAATGAATTTGAAGAGGATACAGAGGATGCAACCATTCCGGATCATCTTACTTTCTCATAG